The Halorhabdus sp. BNX81 genome includes a region encoding these proteins:
- a CDS encoding FG-GAP repeat protein has protein sequence MTSQHTEGRSPTAPPTPPSTQTTKLSAGDGDADDSLGQSVAVSGDGSTVVVGTNTDEDPNGRGSGSAYVYSNAGGSWIQEAKLAPTDGDLEDWFGMSVTISGDGSIAIIGAPGDEDPNGPTAGSAYVFTKAGEDWTRETKLAASDGDAGDRFGRSVAISGDGSTAIIGASWDADPNGTSAGAAYVFSQSSGSWSQEAKLSADDGEPKDGLGNPVATSRDGSTAIAGTSGGTSAYLFSKTGGSWTQEAKLAIDDGNVTGGFGWSVTVAGDGSTAIVGVPFEEDMLNDSGSAYVFSKAGGSWTQEAKLVPSDRGAGDFFGRSVAISDNSAIATVSAITATKSGTFSSGSAYVFTKADGDWTQEAKLAADDSDTGDQLGFSMALSGDGSTAVAGAPGDDDPNGEDAGSAYIFE, from the coding sequence GGCCAATCAGTGGCGGTGTCGGGAGACGGGTCAACAGTTGTCGTTGGGACCAACACTGATGAAGATCCAAACGGGAGAGGTTCGGGGTCGGCATACGTGTATTCGAACGCTGGCGGGTCCTGGATCCAGGAAGCAAAACTCGCCCCTACTGATGGCGATTTGGAGGACTGGTTCGGCATGTCAGTGACAATATCAGGTGACGGGTCGATAGCCATCATCGGGGCTCCTGGTGACGAGGATCCGAACGGCCCGACGGCGGGTTCGGCATACGTCTTTACAAAAGCGGGTGAAGATTGGACCCGCGAAACGAAGCTCGCAGCCAGCGATGGCGATGCAGGGGATCGATTCGGCAGGTCGGTGGCGATATCCGGAGACGGATCGACGGCGATCATCGGGGCCTCCTGGGATGCGGATCCGAACGGGACCTCCGCAGGCGCAGCGTACGTATTTTCACAATCGAGTGGATCATGGTCGCAAGAAGCGAAACTGTCCGCCGACGATGGCGAACCAAAAGACGGGCTTGGGAATCCAGTGGCCACCTCACGTGATGGCTCGACCGCGATTGCCGGAACCTCCGGTGGAACCTCGGCGTACCTGTTTTCGAAAACAGGGGGATCCTGGACGCAAGAAGCCAAATTGGCCATTGACGATGGCAATGTCACAGGCGGGTTCGGCTGGTCAGTGACGGTAGCAGGTGACGGATCAACCGCCATCGTCGGGGTCCCTTTCGAGGAGGATATGCTCAATGATTCGGGGTCGGCATACGTCTTTTCGAAGGCAGGCGGGTCCTGGACACAAGAAGCAAAGCTAGTGCCCTCCGATCGCGGTGCTGGGGACTTCTTTGGCAGGTCTGTCGCTATATCCGATAACAGCGCAATTGCGACCGTCAGTGCGATCACCGCCACGAAATCGGGCACATTCTCAAGCGGTTCGGCATACGTGTTTACTAAGGCTGATGGGGACTGGACCCAGGAAGCGAAACTGGCAGCCGACGATAGCGATACGGGAGACCAGCTCGGCTTCTCGATGGCACTGTCAGGTGACGGATCGACGGCCGTCGCTGGGGCACCTGGTGATGATGATCCCAACGGTGAGGATGCAGGGTCAGCCTACATATTCGAGTAA
- a CDS encoding DUF2249 domain-containing protein: MEQHADAHEATLDAREIDGEPFEAIMDGLATLSEDGSFLLINSFEPEPLYDVLQARGFTHETEQVGPQEYHVEIRHA, from the coding sequence ATGGAGCAACACGCCGACGCTCACGAGGCAACGCTCGACGCCCGAGAGATCGACGGCGAGCCTTTCGAGGCAATCATGGACGGCCTGGCAACGCTCTCAGAAGATGGGTCGTTCCTGTTGATCAATAGCTTTGAGCCCGAGCCGCTGTACGACGTTCTTCAAGCCCGCGGGTTCACCCATGAGACCGAGCAGGTCGGTCCACAGGAGTACCACGTCGAGATCCGGCACGCCTGA
- a CDS encoding TIGR04053 family radical SAM/SPASM domain-containing protein, translating into MRPTDIDPSERPIVLIWELTQACDLACKHCRAEAEDLRHPDELTTAEGKQLLADASEFGDEQLVVLSGGDPLYRDDVTELVEYGTDQGLRMTLTPSGTASLTPERIEALASAGLRRMAVSLDGPDAESHDEFRQEAGSFEQTIAAARTAREKGLPLQVNTTVCAETVDELPAIRDLVADLGAVLWSVFFLVPIGRGTVLDPISPERAEDVMEWLAGVQRDADFGIKTTEAPHYRRVALQRRQDGAGGRPPMGQQRHSSSGDRSTGITAGNGFAFVSHTGEVFPSGFLPQSAGNVRETSVVDIYRNGDLFERLRDPDELSGKCGACEFRFVCGGSRSRAFATTGDPMASDPLCAYVPEGYDGALPDGAPETAD; encoded by the coding sequence GTGCGACCGACCGATATCGACCCGAGCGAGCGCCCGATCGTCCTCATCTGGGAGCTCACCCAGGCCTGTGATCTCGCCTGCAAACACTGCCGGGCCGAGGCCGAAGACCTCCGCCATCCGGACGAACTCACGACAGCGGAAGGAAAGCAGTTGCTCGCCGACGCGTCGGAATTCGGCGACGAGCAACTTGTCGTCCTCTCCGGTGGGGACCCGCTCTACCGGGACGACGTCACCGAACTCGTCGAATACGGAACTGACCAGGGACTCCGGATGACGCTGACGCCGAGTGGGACGGCCTCGCTGACGCCTGAACGCATCGAGGCGCTCGCCAGCGCTGGTCTCCGGCGCATGGCAGTCAGCCTGGACGGTCCGGACGCCGAATCACACGACGAGTTCCGGCAGGAAGCGGGGAGTTTCGAGCAGACGATCGCCGCTGCACGGACCGCTCGCGAGAAGGGGCTGCCGTTGCAGGTCAACACGACGGTCTGTGCGGAGACTGTCGACGAGCTGCCGGCGATCCGCGATCTGGTAGCTGATCTGGGCGCGGTGCTATGGTCGGTGTTCTTCCTCGTGCCGATCGGTCGGGGGACGGTACTCGATCCGATCTCGCCAGAGCGTGCCGAAGACGTGATGGAGTGGCTCGCTGGCGTCCAGCGAGACGCTGACTTCGGCATCAAGACGACCGAAGCGCCGCACTACCGACGGGTTGCGCTCCAACGACGGCAAGATGGAGCAGGTGGTCGCCCGCCCATGGGGCAGCAGCGTCACTCATCAAGCGGGGACCGGTCGACGGGGATCACCGCCGGCAACGGCTTCGCGTTCGTCAGTCACACCGGCGAGGTGTTCCCGTCAGGCTTCCTCCCGCAGTCAGCCGGCAACGTCCGCGAGACGAGTGTCGTCGACATCTACCGCAACGGGGACCTCTTCGAGCGACTCCGGGATCCTGATGAACTCTCCGGGAAGTGTGGGGCCTGTGAGTTCCGATTCGTCTGTGGTGGCAGTCGCTCGCGAGCGTTCGCGACTACGGGCGATCCGATGGCGAGCGATCCACTCTGTGCGTACGTTCCCGAGGGCTACGACGGTGCGCTCCCCGATGGAGCTCCGGAAACCGCGGACTGA
- a CDS encoding molybdenum cofactor guanylyltransferase, which yields MTDDRSIRGVVLAGGESSRFADGDKAFATVGGEPILGRVLQTVSAATDASALVVVPDREQGESITDRLGGDGYPTENLSFAVDDERFDGPLGGVMGAARQADAEWLFVTGCDMPLLDVAAVRWFLEDDSAADALVPRTAGGREPLHGRYRRTAILEAGQDLPASAGLHALLGDLSTVEDVSIDTGPSTLERSLTNVNTVGDLQAINDGGSTGEQHPN from the coding sequence ATGACCGACGACCGTTCAATCCGTGGCGTCGTCCTCGCTGGCGGGGAGAGTTCGCGCTTTGCGGACGGGGACAAGGCGTTCGCGACCGTCGGCGGCGAACCCATCCTTGGACGGGTACTCCAGACCGTCTCAGCAGCGACGGACGCTTCAGCGCTGGTGGTCGTCCCTGATCGCGAACAGGGCGAATCGATCACCGATCGACTCGGTGGCGACGGATATCCGACGGAGAACCTCTCTTTTGCGGTCGACGACGAGCGGTTCGACGGGCCGCTCGGGGGCGTCATGGGGGCCGCAAGACAGGCGGACGCCGAGTGGCTGTTCGTGACTGGCTGTGACATGCCGCTGCTCGACGTCGCGGCAGTGCGATGGTTCCTGGAAGACGACTCGGCGGCGGACGCACTCGTTCCCCGGACCGCCGGCGGTCGCGAACCCTTGCACGGACGCTATCGCCGGACCGCGATTCTCGAAGCCGGCCAAGACCTCCCCGCGTCCGCAGGGCTCCACGCGCTGCTCGGTGACCTATCGACCGTCGAGGACGTCAGTATCGATACCGGCCCCTCGACGCTGGAACGCTCGCTCACGAACGTCAACACAGTGGGAGACCTCCAGGCGATCAACGACGGGGGCTCTACCGGGGAGCAGCATCCAAACTAG
- a CDS encoding MOSC N-terminal beta barrel domain-containing protein has product MAQLERLRVFPVKGLDGIDVETARVLEGGTLEHDREYALFDADGEVFNGKRTDRIHELTTGFETATGVLTVETPAGDQREFDLDVEDDRRQAESWFGEFFEADLTLRRDESLGFVDRRDMGPSVVSTATLEAVASWFDELTVGSVRRRLRANVEVSGVPAFWEDRFVGDDAPIFEAADVRFDGVTPCGRCVVPERDPDTGEPTPAFRERFVEMRERTFPDWADEDAFNHYYTLMLIASIPKSDRESEIAVGDPVKVLG; this is encoded by the coding sequence ATGGCACAGCTCGAACGACTTCGTGTATTCCCGGTCAAGGGACTCGACGGGATCGACGTCGAAACCGCTCGCGTTCTCGAAGGAGGGACGCTCGAGCACGACCGGGAGTATGCACTGTTTGACGCCGACGGCGAGGTCTTCAACGGCAAGCGGACCGATCGAATCCACGAGTTGACGACCGGGTTCGAGACGGCGACCGGTGTATTGACGGTCGAAACCCCTGCCGGCGACCAACGAGAGTTCGACCTCGACGTGGAGGATGATCGTCGGCAGGCGGAGTCGTGGTTCGGCGAGTTTTTCGAGGCCGACCTGACGCTACGCCGGGACGAGTCCCTGGGATTCGTCGACCGCCGGGACATGGGGCCGTCGGTCGTCTCCACGGCGACCCTAGAGGCAGTCGCGTCGTGGTTCGACGAGTTGACAGTCGGGAGTGTGCGCCGCAGACTCCGGGCCAACGTCGAGGTTTCCGGCGTGCCCGCGTTCTGGGAGGACCGCTTTGTCGGCGACGACGCCCCCATTTTCGAGGCTGCCGACGTCCGGTTCGACGGTGTGACGCCCTGTGGACGGTGTGTCGTTCCCGAGCGCGATCCAGACACTGGAGAGCCGACGCCCGCGTTCCGCGAACGGTTCGTCGAAATGCGCGAGCGTACCTTCCCCGACTGGGCCGACGAAGACGCGTTCAATCACTATTATACGCTGATGCTCATCGCGTCGATTCCTAAGTCCGACAGGGAATCGGAGATCGCGGTCGGCGACCCGGTCAAGGTCCTCGGATGA
- a CDS encoding molybdopterin synthase, giving the protein MQLIGVTGPSNAGKTTLVEALVERLSERGTVGTVKHVDCDPTIDTEGKDTARHRAAGAERTYGIADGSWFGTGESTTLHDALEELSTDCDYAVVEGYAEMDLPQIVLGEDDAAAVLAAESAADIDLDDAVNAIESVEPYETLPSLVADVKRSADADRAGAIATFTGRVRRKDSPDDDPTEYLEFERYDEVATEQLATIREELCDRDGVFDVRLHHRTGVVEAGEDVVYVVVLAGHRKEAFRTVEDGIDRVKDEVPLFKKEVTVSEEFWAHER; this is encoded by the coding sequence ATGCAGCTCATCGGGGTCACCGGCCCGTCGAACGCAGGCAAGACGACGCTCGTCGAAGCGCTTGTCGAACGATTGAGCGAGCGCGGGACCGTCGGAACGGTCAAGCATGTCGATTGCGACCCGACCATTGATACCGAGGGGAAAGACACTGCCCGCCACCGGGCGGCCGGTGCCGAGCGAACCTACGGGATCGCCGACGGATCGTGGTTTGGGACCGGTGAGTCAACCACGCTCCATGACGCCCTCGAGGAGCTCTCGACGGACTGTGACTACGCCGTCGTCGAAGGATATGCCGAGATGGACCTTCCGCAGATCGTGCTGGGCGAGGATGACGCCGCGGCGGTCCTTGCCGCCGAAAGTGCCGCGGACATCGACCTCGATGATGCGGTCAACGCGATCGAGTCCGTCGAACCATACGAGACGCTTCCGTCGCTGGTTGCCGACGTCAAACGTTCCGCCGACGCCGACCGGGCCGGTGCGATCGCGACGTTTACCGGTCGGGTCCGCCGGAAGGATAGCCCGGACGACGACCCGACCGAATACCTCGAATTCGAGCGCTACGACGAGGTCGCAACGGAGCAGCTGGCGACGATCCGTGAGGAACTGTGCGACCGAGATGGCGTCTTTGACGTCCGCCTCCATCATCGCACGGGAGTCGTCGAAGCGGGCGAGGATGTCGTCTACGTGGTCGTGCTCGCCGGGCATCGCAAAGAGGCATTCAGAACAGTCGAGGACGGGATCGACCGGGTCAAGGACGAAGTCCCGCTGTTCAAGAAGGAAGTCACCGTCTCCGAGGAGTTCTGGGCCCACGAGCGATGA
- a CDS encoding molybdopterin biosynthesis protein: MTDRREFRDLASGEELAETIDSLELEAGTERVSLENARGRVLAERTTAEIDVPGFDRAAMDGYAVRAGDTVDAGEVSPVELTVAGTLHAGENPTESIEAGEAIEISTGAVLPPGANAVVVIEVTSERDGSVAIRDAVTPGENVMPAGADVAAGRRVLGPGTRLTPRELGLLSAIGCDAVTVREPPTVGIISTGDELVRPDDTLDSAAGQIHDVNSYTIAAAVEEAGGIARVYPHVGDDEGSIADTLTQAANECDLVLSSGSTSASTMDVIYRVIEQRGELLLHGTAVKPGKPTIVGEFEDAAYIGLPGYPVSALTIFRVFVAPAIRAAAGLPERRTATVDADMATRARFEEGRRRFLPVALVEDGVGRTLAYPVDKGSGATTTLVDADGVVDVSAQTAYLDPEESVTVELFSAAAAIPSLLGAGEGDPHLWDLLDQLDRPRYLAEGSRTGVRLLEDGVTDVAVIAGPIEAPADSEVLDSWEREWGLAVPTGNPDDVTGLDDLIDGDLLVATVDSQWGLAGSFDAAIGELVNSRDEAQATLQRSLRTIETRSFESPARRVVAGDADAGVTLAETAADLDVTFVSLGTERVEIVAAADRLEKAGVRILRDRLASE; this comes from the coding sequence GTGACTGATCGACGCGAGTTCCGTGATCTGGCCTCAGGGGAAGAACTGGCCGAAACAATCGACAGTCTCGAACTCGAAGCCGGGACGGAACGAGTCAGCCTTGAAAATGCCCGTGGGCGAGTGCTCGCCGAGCGGACCACGGCCGAAATTGACGTGCCAGGCTTCGACCGTGCAGCGATGGACGGGTACGCTGTCCGGGCCGGTGACACCGTCGACGCGGGCGAGGTGTCACCCGTCGAACTCACTGTGGCTGGGACGCTCCATGCGGGAGAGAACCCGACAGAATCGATCGAGGCGGGCGAGGCAATCGAGATCTCGACCGGTGCGGTCCTGCCGCCAGGGGCGAACGCGGTCGTCGTGATCGAGGTGACGAGCGAGCGCGACGGCTCGGTGGCAATCCGGGATGCGGTGACCCCCGGCGAGAACGTCATGCCGGCGGGGGCCGACGTGGCGGCCGGCCGGCGCGTCCTCGGCCCGGGAACGCGACTGACGCCCCGTGAGCTCGGGCTGCTGTCGGCGATCGGTTGTGACGCAGTTACGGTTCGAGAACCGCCGACGGTCGGCATCATCTCGACCGGTGACGAACTGGTCCGTCCCGACGATACTCTCGACAGTGCCGCCGGCCAGATTCACGACGTCAACAGCTACACGATCGCCGCAGCAGTCGAAGAAGCGGGCGGCATTGCTCGGGTGTACCCACACGTCGGCGACGACGAGGGGTCGATCGCGGATACACTCACCCAGGCGGCAAACGAGTGTGACCTCGTGCTCTCCTCGGGATCGACGAGCGCGAGTACGATGGACGTCATCTATCGGGTGATCGAGCAGCGTGGGGAGTTGCTGCTTCACGGCACAGCAGTCAAGCCGGGGAAGCCGACGATCGTCGGGGAGTTCGAGGACGCAGCGTACATCGGGCTTCCCGGATATCCGGTGTCCGCGCTCACGATATTCCGGGTGTTCGTCGCACCGGCGATCCGCGCGGCCGCCGGACTCCCTGAGCGCCGGACGGCAACGGTCGACGCCGACATGGCGACTCGCGCACGCTTCGAGGAAGGACGACGGCGCTTTCTCCCGGTCGCCCTCGTCGAAGATGGGGTCGGACGGACGCTCGCGTATCCCGTCGACAAGGGCAGCGGCGCGACCACGACACTGGTCGACGCCGACGGCGTCGTCGACGTCAGCGCCCAAACGGCGTACCTCGATCCCGAGGAGTCCGTCACTGTCGAGTTGTTCTCGGCTGCCGCCGCCATCCCGTCGTTGCTCGGGGCCGGCGAAGGCGACCCACACCTGTGGGATCTGCTGGACCAACTCGACCGACCTCGGTATCTCGCTGAGGGATCGCGGACCGGCGTCCGCCTGCTCGAAGACGGCGTCACGGATGTGGCCGTGATCGCCGGTCCCATCGAAGCCCCGGCAGACAGCGAGGTCCTTGATTCCTGGGAGCGCGAGTGGGGGCTGGCCGTTCCCACCGGCAATCCGGACGACGTGACCGGTCTCGATGACCTGATCGACGGCGATCTCCTCGTGGCGACGGTCGATTCCCAGTGGGGACTCGCTGGGAGTTTCGACGCGGCGATCGGCGAACTCGTGAATTCTCGTGATGAGGCGCAAGCCACGCTCCAGCGTTCGCTCCGGACGATCGAGACGCGATCGTTCGAAAGCCCCGCGCGGCGGGTGGTTGCCGGGGACGCCGACGCTGGGGTCACACTGGCGGAAACCGCTGCGGACCTGGACGTGACGTTCGTGTCACTCGGCACAGAGCGCGTCGAGATCGTTGCCGCGGCGGATCGGCTGGAGAAAGCCGGTGTCCGGATACTGCGCGACCGACTGGCGAGTGAGTGA
- a CDS encoding MogA/MoaB family molybdenum cofactor biosynthesis protein: protein MSGHHGHDRSDVTAAVLTISSSRSLDADDSGDAIITALEDAGHTVSTRDLVADDVDAIRERVGTFADREDVDVIITTGGTGVTPDDVTIEALTPLFDRELPGFGERFRARSVEQAGPHAMLTRATAGIVDDVPVFCLPGSESAADFGTAELVTPVLGHLVGLLAEES from the coding sequence ATGAGCGGGCACCACGGGCACGATAGAAGTGACGTCACCGCCGCAGTTCTGACAATCTCGTCGAGTCGTTCTCTCGACGCTGACGACAGCGGAGATGCGATCATCACGGCGCTCGAAGACGCGGGCCACACCGTCAGCACCCGTGATCTGGTTGCCGACGACGTCGACGCCATTCGCGAGCGCGTGGGAACCTTCGCCGACCGTGAAGACGTAGACGTGATCATCACCACCGGCGGCACCGGCGTCACTCCCGACGACGTGACCATCGAAGCACTTACACCGCTGTTCGACCGGGAACTTCCGGGATTCGGCGAACGCTTCAGGGCACGATCGGTCGAACAGGCAGGACCACACGCGATGTTGACTCGGGCCACCGCAGGAATTGTCGACGACGTTCCGGTCTTCTGTCTCCCCGGCAGCGAGTCCGCGGCGGACTTCGGGACAGCCGAACTCGTCACGCCAGTACTGGGCCACCTCGTCGGGCTCCTGGCCGAAGAGAGCTAA
- the nirK gene encoding copper-containing nitrite reductase — translation MSSIPVATRRRVLQALGVGGAAALAGCGASSDTDDQPAENTSPTEPRMNDPQTTDVDRIAADPTDVPDPIDRSSPATVNVELETRELVAEVEPGVTYTYMTFDNQVPGPLIRVRKGDTVNMTVTSHEDNTMPHNIDLHAVRGPGGGAEASMVAPGETETFQFKATYPGAFIYHCAVPNLDYHIASGMYGLILVEPEDGLPEVDHELYFGQNELYTTGDVSQDGHHDFDMDAMTAEEPTYVLMNGESRAITENRYGPVTVDVGDTARVYFVNGGPNLTSSFHPIGCVWDEVHPQGGIGGQPHRNIQTTPVMPGSATIATMHFEVPGPVKLVDHALSRVARKGLLAVVEAEGDARPDLFDPDPD, via the coding sequence ATGTCATCTATCCCGGTCGCCACACGACGGCGCGTTCTCCAGGCCCTCGGAGTCGGCGGCGCCGCGGCCCTCGCCGGCTGTGGTGCGTCGAGCGACACCGACGACCAGCCTGCCGAGAATACGTCACCCACCGAACCACGCATGAACGATCCCCAGACGACAGACGTCGACCGTATCGCCGCCGATCCGACCGACGTCCCTGATCCGATCGATCGATCCTCGCCGGCGACAGTCAACGTCGAACTCGAAACGCGCGAACTCGTCGCCGAAGTCGAGCCGGGCGTCACTTACACGTACATGACCTTCGACAACCAGGTTCCGGGGCCACTGATCCGGGTCCGCAAAGGTGACACGGTGAATATGACGGTCACCAGCCACGAGGACAACACGATGCCCCACAACATCGACCTCCACGCGGTCAGGGGGCCAGGTGGCGGGGCCGAGGCGTCGATGGTCGCCCCCGGCGAAACCGAGACCTTCCAGTTCAAGGCGACCTACCCCGGCGCGTTCATCTATCACTGTGCCGTCCCGAACCTGGACTATCACATCGCCTCGGGGATGTATGGCCTCATTCTCGTCGAACCCGAGGACGGGCTTCCCGAGGTCGATCACGAACTCTACTTCGGCCAGAACGAACTCTATACCACAGGCGACGTCTCCCAGGATGGCCACCACGACTTCGACATGGATGCGATGACGGCCGAAGAGCCGACGTACGTGCTCATGAACGGTGAGAGCCGCGCTATTACGGAAAATCGGTATGGCCCGGTAACCGTCGACGTCGGCGACACCGCCCGCGTGTACTTCGTCAACGGCGGTCCGAACCTCACGTCGAGTTTCCACCCGATCGGGTGTGTCTGGGACGAAGTCCATCCCCAGGGTGGGATCGGGGGCCAGCCCCATCGAAACATTCAGACGACGCCCGTCATGCCCGGCTCGGCGACCATCGCGACGATGCACTTCGAGGTCCCCGGCCCAGTGAAACTCGTCGATCACGCTCTCTCACGGGTCGCCCGGAAAGGGCTCCTGGCAGTCGTCGAAGCCGAGGGCGACGCCCGTCCTGATCTCTTCGATCCCGATCCGGACTGA
- a CDS encoding DUF2249 domain-containing protein, which yields MPATTLDLRDVPPPERHPKIHDAFEELEGGESLEIINDHEPKPLFYEFQAEVDAFDADNYEVACQGEGKFVATLPKK from the coding sequence ATGCCAGCAACCACGCTAGATCTCAGGGACGTGCCGCCGCCGGAGCGCCATCCGAAAATTCACGACGCTTTCGAGGAGTTAGAGGGTGGCGAGTCCCTCGAAATCATCAACGACCACGAACCGAAACCGCTGTTTTATGAATTCCAGGCCGAAGTCGACGCCTTCGACGCGGACAACTACGAGGTAGCGTGTCAGGGCGAGGGCAAATTCGTCGCGACGTTGCCGAAGAAGTGA
- a CDS encoding molybdopterin molybdotransferase MoeA, which produces MSGDRHEAGFKRQASVDAAREQLRSLVEPVDRTERMPTETAAGRVIADGITAEQPVPHYDRAAMDGFAVVAEETVGASERAPARLEAAESMGPGQAVRVHTGSEMPDTADAVVRVEDVTERTDGLAIETAVTPGENVAPTGEDVAAGATLFEPGDRLRPSDLGVLKATGIGTVPVYERPEIAVIPTGEEVVDADPGPGEIVETNGLVVTRLVERWGGDPRYRDIVTDDQQVLADAIERDLDADVIVTTGGSSVGERDLLPEVVNDLGEVVVHGVAHKPGHPVGFGTVSGTPVLMLPGYPVSALVNAVQLLYPAVAWAGNREPEAPPTTAGELTRKIASEPGVRSYVRVRHVAEGVEPIRSGGAGVLSSVSAADGWVVVPESQEGIEAGATVSVEDWEWSP; this is translated from the coding sequence GTGAGCGGTGACCGACACGAGGCGGGGTTCAAACGGCAAGCGTCAGTCGACGCGGCCCGGGAACAGTTGCGATCACTCGTCGAGCCGGTCGACCGTACCGAGAGAATGCCGACCGAAACGGCTGCCGGCCGCGTGATCGCGGACGGGATCACGGCGGAGCAGCCAGTTCCACACTACGACCGGGCCGCGATGGACGGCTTCGCCGTGGTCGCCGAGGAGACGGTCGGGGCGAGCGAACGCGCTCCGGCGCGACTCGAAGCGGCCGAGAGCATGGGGCCCGGACAGGCCGTCCGGGTCCACACTGGCAGCGAGATGCCCGACACTGCCGACGCCGTCGTCCGCGTCGAGGACGTCACCGAACGGACTGACGGCCTCGCTATCGAGACGGCTGTCACACCAGGGGAAAACGTCGCCCCGACCGGCGAGGACGTCGCCGCCGGGGCGACGCTGTTCGAGCCCGGTGACCGCCTTCGACCGTCGGATCTAGGCGTCCTCAAAGCAACGGGGATCGGGACCGTACCGGTCTACGAGCGTCCAGAGATCGCCGTCATTCCAACCGGCGAAGAGGTGGTCGACGCCGATCCCGGCCCGGGCGAGATCGTCGAAACGAACGGGCTCGTCGTCACACGGTTAGTCGAACGGTGGGGCGGCGATCCGCGGTACCGAGATATCGTCACCGACGATCAGCAAGTCCTCGCCGACGCGATCGAGCGCGACCTCGACGCCGACGTGATCGTCACCACCGGCGGCTCCTCGGTCGGCGAACGTGATCTCCTGCCGGAGGTCGTCAACGATCTCGGTGAGGTGGTCGTCCACGGCGTCGCGCACAAACCCGGCCATCCGGTCGGCTTTGGCACCGTCTCCGGGACGCCGGTGCTCATGCTGCCCGGTTATCCGGTCTCCGCGCTCGTCAACGCCGTCCAGTTGCTGTATCCGGCCGTCGCGTGGGCCGGAAACCGGGAGCCCGAAGCGCCCCCGACCACAGCGGGCGAACTGACACGCAAGATCGCCAGCGAACCGGGCGTCCGCAGCTACGTTCGCGTTCGCCACGTCGCCGAGGGTGTCGAACCGATCCGATCCGGTGGGGCGGGCGTCCTGTCGAGCGTCTCGGCCGCGGATGGGTGGGTCGTCGTCCCGGAATCACAGGAGGGGATCGAGGCCGGAGCGACAGTCAGCGTCGAGGACTGGGAGTGGTCGCCGTGA